A window from Dama dama isolate Ldn47 chromosome 11, ASM3311817v1, whole genome shotgun sequence encodes these proteins:
- the FBXO41 gene encoding F-box only protein 41 encodes MASLDLPYRCPRCGEHKRFRSLSSLRAHLEYSHTYETLYILSKTNSICDGAAAAFPLAPEPAALLAVPGARREVFESTSFQGKEQAVGPSPAAPHLLHHHHHHAPLAHFPGDLVPAGLPCEELAEPGLVPAARYALREIEIPLGELFARKSVASSACSTPPPGPGPGPCPGPASASPASPSPADVAYEEGLARLKIRALEKLEVDRRLERLSEEVEQKIAGQVGRLQAELERKAAELETARQESARLGREKEELEERASELSRQVDVSVELLASLKQDLVHKEQELSRKQQEVVQIDQFLKETAAREASAKLRLQQFIEELLERADRAERQLQVISSSCGSTPSASLGRGGGGAGAGPSTRAPGRTREHHAGPAMPSTYAVSRHGSSPSTGASSRIPAASQSSGCYDSDSLELPRPEEGAPEDSGPGGLGTRVQAANGGSERAQPPRSSGLRRQAIQNWQRRPRRHSTEGEEGDVSDVGSRTTESEAEGPSDIPRPGPAMAGPVSSCRLSARPEGGSGRGRRAERGSPSRSNEVISPEILKMRAALFCIFTYLDTRTLLHAAEVCRDWRFVARHPAVWTRVLLENARVCSKFLAMLAQWCTQAHSLTLQNLKPRQRGKKESKEEYARSTRGCLEAGLESLLKAAGGNLLILRISHCPNILTDRSLWLASCYCRALQAVTYRSATDPVGHEVIWALGAGCREIVSLQVAPLHPCQQPMRFSNRCLQMIGRCWPHLRALGVGGAGCGVQGLASLARNCMRLQVLELDHVSEITQEVAAEVCREGLKGLEMLVLTATPVTPKALLHFNSICRNLKSIVVQIGIADYFKEPSSPEAQKLFEDMVTKLQALRRRPGFSKILHIKVEGC; translated from the exons ATGGCCTCGCTGGACCTGCCCTACCGCTGCCCGCGCTGCGGGGAGCACAAGCGCTTCCGGAGCCTGTCGTCGCTGCGCGCGCACCTGGAGTACAGCCACACGTACGAGACCCTCTACATTCTCTCCAAGACCAACAGCATCTGCGACGGCGCCGCAGCGGCCTTCCCGCTGGCGCCCGAGCCCGCCGCCCTGCTGGCCGTGCCGGGCGCCCGGCGCGAGGTCTTCGAGAGCACGTCCTTTCAGGGCAAGGAGCAGGCGGTCGGGCCGTCGCCCGCGGCGCCACACCTGctgcaccaccatcaccaccacgcGCCCCTCGCCCACTTTCCCGGCGACCTGGTGCCGGCCGGCCTGCCTTGCGAGGAGCTGGCGGAGCCGGGCCTCGTGCCCGCCGCGCGCTACGCGCTCCGCGAGATCGAGATCCCGCTGGGGGAGCTGTTCGCCCGCAAGTCCGTGGCCTCCTCGGCGTGCTCGACACCGCCGCCCGGGCCCGGCCCCGGCCCCTGCCCCGGGCCTGCGTCCGCCTCGCCCGCGTCTCCCTCGCCCGCCGACGTGGCTTACGAAGAGGGCCTGGCGCGCCTCAAGATCCGGGCGCTGGAGAAGCTGGAGGTGGACCGACGGCTGGAGCGGCTGAGCGAGGAGGTGGAGCAGAAGATCGCGGGCCAGGTGGGCCGGCTGCAGGCCGAGCTGGAGCGAAAGGCGGCGGAGCTGGAGACTGCGCGGCAGGAGAGCGCGCGGCTGGGGCGGGAgaaggaggagctggaggagcgCGCCTCCGAGCTCTCGCGCCAGGTGGACGTGAGTGTGGAGCTGCTGGCCTCGCTCAAGCAGGACCTGGTGCACAAAGAGCAGGAGCTGAGCCGCAAGCAGCA GGAGGTGGTGCAGATCGACCAGTTCCTGAAGGAGACGGCGGCACGGGAGGCCAGTGCCAAGCTGCGGCTGCAGCAGTTCATCGAGGAGCTCCTCGAGCGGGCCGACCGGGCCGAGCGGCAGCTGCAGGTCATCAGCAGCAGCTGTGGCAGCACGCCCAGTGCCAGCCTGGGCCGCGGAGGTGGGGGAGCTGGTGCGGGGCCCAGCACTCGGGCCCCAGGCAGGACG CGAGAACACCACGCAGGCCCGGCCATGCCTAGCACGTATGCAGTGTCCCGGCATGGCTCCTCTCCCAGCACAGG ggcctccagTCGCATCCCAGCTGCATCTCAGAGCTCAGGTTGCTATGACAGTGACAGTCTGGAGCTGCCCCGGCCAGAAGAGGGGGCCCCCGAGGACAGCGGCCCCGGGGGCTTGGGCACGCGGGTCCAGGCTGCCAACGGCGGCTCGGAGCGGGCCCAGCCCCCTCGCAGCTCTGGACTGCGGCGCCAGGCCATCCAGAACTGGCAACGCAGACCCCGTCGACACAGCACGGAAGGGGAGGAAGGTGACGTCTCCGACGTGGGCTCCCGAACCACCGAGTCAGAGGCTGAGGGCCCCTCGGATATCCCCCGCCCTGGGCCTGCCATGGCTGGGCCGGTGAGCAGCTGCCGGCTCTCTG CCCGCCCAGAGGGAGGCAGTGGGCGGGGTCGGCGAGCTGAGAGGGGCAGCCCCTCCCGCTCCAATGAGGTCATCAGCCCGGAGATCCTCAAGATGCGAGCAGCCCTGTTCTGCATCTTCACCTATCTGGACACACGCACTCTGCTACACGCTGCCGAGGTCTGCCGGGACTGGCGCTTCGTGGCCCGCCACCCCGCCGTCTGGACCCGGGTGCTGCTCGAGAATGCCCGCGTCTGTTCCAAG TTCCTGGCAATGCTGGCTCAGTGGTGCACCCAAGCCCACTCGCTGACACTGCAGAACCTGAAGCCCCGGCAGCGGGGCAAGAAGGAGAGCAAAGAGGAGTATGCCCGGAGTACCCG GGGCTGCTTGGAGGCAGGCCTGGAGTCTCTGCTGAAGGCAGCGGGGGGAAATCTGTTGATCCTGCGCATCTCCCACTGCCCCAACATCCTCACTGACCGTTCGCTGTGGCTGGCTAGCTGCTACTGCCGTGCCCTGCAGGCTGTCACCTACAG AAGCGCCACAGACCCAGTGGGCCATGAGGTCATCTGGGCCCTGGGCGCAGGCTGCAGAGAGATCGTCTCCCTCCAGGTGGCGCCACTTCACCCCTG CCAGCAGCCCATGCGATTCAGTAACCGCTGCCTACAGATGATCGGTCGCTGTTGGCCCCACCTCCGGGCTCTGGGGGTCGGGGGCGCCGGCTGTGGGGTGCAGGGCCTGGCATCGCTCG CAAGAAACTGCATGCGGCTGCAGGTGCTGGAGTTGGACCATGTGTCGGAGATCACCCAGGAGGTGGCGGCTGAGGTCTGCCGGGAAGGCCTGAAGGGCCTGGAGATGCTGGTGCTCACAGCCACCCCCGTAACCCCCAAGGCCCTGCTGCATTTCAACA GCATCTGCCGGAACCTCAAGTCCATTGTGGTTCAGATTGGGATTGCCGATTATTTCAAAGAGCCCAGCAGTCCTGAGGCCCAGAAGCTGTTTGAGGACATGGTAACAAAGCTCCAG GCCCTACGGCGGAGGCCCGGCTTCTCTAAGATCCTGCACATCAAGGTGGAAGGCTGCTAA
- the EGR4 gene encoding early growth response protein 4, translated as MLHLSEFSGPDALLVKSTEGCCSEPSTDLTRLPARDPSAAAGYPGAGDFLSWALSSCGAGEYLTDSCLLEGPAPTPPPGLGYSGSFFIQAVPEHPHDPEALFNLMSGILGLTPFSGSEAAASRSPLDASFSAGSDALLSGPPDLFSPDLGAAAFPEAFWEASPSAGAPSQCLYETHLSPPDVKPGLRAPPASPALDTASAFKGPYSPWELLSAGAPGSCGSQGGYQAAPEARFPSMGAKIEDLLSISCPAELPSGPASRLYTMGTYDAFPLAPGDLGEGAESLPGLLTPPSGEGGSSGEGGEFLDGTQPELSPLGLRSAAADFPKPLVADIPASSAVPEPSGPPPAPFPPAKARRKGRRGGKCSARCFCPRPHAKAFACPVESCVRSFARSDELNRHLRIHTGHKPFQCRICLRNFSRSDHLTTHVRTHTGEKPFACDVCGRRFARSDEKKRHSKVHLKQKARAEERLKGLGFYSLGLSFAAL; from the exons ATGCTCCACCTTAGCGAGTTTTCCGGCCCCGACGCGCTCCTAGTAAAGTCTACCGAGGGCTGCTGCTCTGAACCCAGTACCGACCTGACCCGGCTGCCCGCCAGGGACCCATCCGCAGCCGCCGGCTATCCGGGAG CAGGTGATTTCTTGAGCTGGGCCTTGAGCAGCTGTGGCGCCGGGGAGTACTTAACCGACTCTTGCCTCCTGGAGGGGCCTGCGCCCACGCCTCCCCCTGGCCTCGGCTACAGTGGTAGCTTCTTCATCCAGGCAGTACCCGAACACCCGCACGACCCAGAAGCACTCTTCAACCTCATGTCGGGCATCCTAGGCCTGACACCTTTCTCCGGCTCTGAGGCGGCAGCATCCCGGTCTCCTCTGGACGCCTCTTTTTCCGCAGGCTCCGACGCCTTGCTGTCAGGTCCACCAGACCTTTTCTCCCCCGATCTGGGCGCTGCCGCTTTCCCAGAGGCGTTCTGGGAGGCCTCGCCCTCAGCGGGCGCCCCCTCACAGTGCCTGTATGAGACTCATCTCTCCCCACCCGACGTCAAGCCAGGCCTCCGGGCTCCTCCGGCTTCCCCTGCGCTGGACACTGCCTCGGCCTTCAAAGGTCCGTACTCTCCATGGGAGCTGCTCTCAGCCGGGGCTCCAGGGAGCTGTGGGTCACAGGGAGGCTACCAGGCCGCCCCGGAGGCCCGTTTCCCCTCGATGGGGGCCAAGATTGAAGACCTGCTGTCCATCAGCTGCCCCGCGGAGCTGCCGAGTGGCCCTGCCAGCAGACTCTACACCATGGGGACCTACGATGCTTTCCCGCTGGCCCCGGGTGACTTAGGAGAAGGAGCCGAGAGCCTCCCGGGGCTCCTGACCCCTCCTAGCGGGGAGGGAGGGAGTAGCGGCGAAGGCGGAGAGTTTCTAGATGGTACGCAGCCTGAGCTTTCCCCGCTGGGCCTTCGCAGCGCCGCGGCGGACTTCCCGAAACCTCTGGTGGCGGACATCCCCGCGAGCAGTGCCGTGCCTGAACCTTCTGGACCGCCGCCGGCCCCATTCCCCCCAGCCAAGGCGCGGCGCAAGGGCCGCCGGGGCGGCAAGTGCAGCGCACGCTGCTTCTGCCCTCGGCCGCATGCAAAGGCGTTTGCTTGCCCGGTGGAGAGCTGTGTGCGCAGTTTCGCGCGCTCCGACGAGCTCAACCGCCACCTGCGCATCCACACTGGCCACAAGCCCTTCCAGTGCCGCATCTGCCTCCGCAACTTCAGCCGCAGCGACCACCTTACCACACACGTGCGCACgcacacgggcgagaagccctTTGCCTGCGACGTGTGCGGCCGCCGCTTCGCGCGCAGCGATGAGAAGAAACGGCACAGCAAGGTGCACCTCAAGCAGAAGGCGCGCGCCGAGGAGCGGCTCAAGGGCCTTGGCTTTTATTCGTTGGGCCTCTCCTTCGCAGCCCTGTGA